In bacterium, the DNA window TTTGCCGTGCGGCAAATTAACTTTAATGCCGTTTTGTACCATTGGCGCTGTCACAATAAAAATAATCAGTAGCGTGAGCGCGGTGTCAATCAATGGCGTCAGTGAAATTTCGGGCAATGTCAGATGGCGACGTTTTGGCTTTTTCATACAAATCCTTGCGTAAGCTTTTTTATGACATAAATTGTTGCGTAATTTGCATCAAAAAAAGATCGTGGATGTTTTCAAGTTCAACGTCAAGCGCGCGCAACTGATGCGAAAAATAATGAAACGCAATCATGGCTGGAATGGCAACGATCAAGCCCGCCAACGTAGTGAGTAATGCTGCTGCAATGCCGGGAGCAACAACAGAAATGTCTGCTGCTTTTTCTTGGCTGATGCTGACAAACGAATGAATGAGGCCCCAGATGGTGCCAAACAAACCGATCAACGGTGATGCGGTAGCGCTGGTTGCCAAAATCGGCAAGTACTGTTCTTCTTCATGAATCAAGTTGCCAACTTCTTGTGCTAAAAATAATTCTAAGCGTTCAAACTCTTTTGGTGTTAAACGCGTGACTTGATCGCTTGGTTGTGTTGGATGTTGTTTTCTTTCAAGGATTGTTTTGAGCTGCAACAGGCTGCGTTCCAAAAATTTCCCCCCCACGCATTTTTTAAATTCATGCGCAAGGATTGCCATGTCTTGTAAATTTTTTGCATTTTTGATGCGGCGCATAAGGCCATTCATCTGTTTTTTTTGTTCAACAAACAACATGGTTTTATAAATAACAATGGCAATACAAACGACTGAAAGAATAAAAAGGCCGAGCAGAATAACGTATTTACTAATCCAGTCTGAAATGCCGATCAAATGCCAGATTGGTGACTTGAATAATGAAAACATAAAGTTCCTTCAATAATAAATAACGAGATGTCCTTTTTGCATTTGATTATATGCTAAAAAGAGAAAGAGAGGAATTGTTTTTCAATTCCTCTCAAATATTGATTGATTCTTCGTATGTTCTTAAACAGATTCATCTACGAGCGCGCCGGCAACTTCAACGCGTGCATTGCTGAACAAATTGACTGAAAGATTAGAGTTGCTGCCTTCGGCTGCATTGCCAAAAGTGAGGCCGTTACTTAGTGCTTGTGTTTTTGGCTCGTATGTGTAAAAAACTTGGTAGACTTGGATATCAACGTCGGTGTCTCCTCCGTAGGCAATGTATTGGCCATCAGGACTCCAGGCAACAGCAAAACCACCCGCACCAGTAGCATTAGCTGCAGAGTCAATGCCGGTTATGAAGGTAAGAGAAGTGCCGTCAAATGACCAAATTTGTAATTCATTATTCAGGCCTGTACCAGTGTTAGGGTTGGTGCCGCACAAGAGAATGTATTGACCATCAGGACTCCATTTGAGTGAACGTATGCCATCGGTAGTGTTGGAGGTAAAGGCAGCGCCGGTAATTGAATTTAAGGTTGATCCATTCCATGAGAAAATTTTAAGATTGTTAGTTGAGCCCCCGGCACCGCTAGGGTTAACGGCACTGATTGCTAAAAATAGATTGTCTGGTCTGAATGCAAGAGCGAAGGGGACTCCCGTAGAGGTATCTACACTTTCATCGCCTCCTGCGGTTATAGCGCCGCCAGTAAACTGATAGATGCGTGTATCGTTGCCACTAATGCCTCCTGTGGCTGCAATGAAGGCGCCATCAGAAGTCCATGTAATGCCGTTAACTGGGTTAGTGGCGTCACCGAGAAATGAATCGGTTGCAACTGATGTGAGTGATACACCAGTAAATTTTAAAATTTGAACATCAGTAGAGACGTTTGAACCACCGCATAAGGCAATGTATCCTTCATCGGGTCGCCAGGAGAGGCTATTTACACCAGCGGAGGCATGATCTGCTCTAAAGTTAAAGCCACAGATAAGAGTAAGTGTTGTGCCATCAAACCGATAAATTTTAGTTTCTAGAGTTGCGCCAGGAGAGGCTGAAGGGCTCCATCCGCCAATAGCTACAAATCTGCCTGAAGGGCTCCAGGCAACGCTTGCGACTCTTGTCCCATAGTTGACACTGGTGATTAAGGTAAGTGTTGAACCATTCCAGCTATAAACGTGGAATTCATTACTATTAGTTGGGCCTGTTCCGCCAACAGCTAAAAATGCATTATCATGACGCCAATCGAGTGCGTGTACCGTTGTTCCATAAGCTACGGTTGCTTTTTGTGTTATGCCTAAAAATTTGGTATTGGCTTTGGTGCTAATGCTTACTTGGTTGTCCAACCAGAGGTTACCTTTGCTGAGTGTCATGCCGGTGTGTGTTGTTTGGAGCGTTGCATTGTTGAAAAAAAGGCCTGAGCTTTGGTCTACCAAGCGAATTAAATCTTTCGCGGTTGAGCATGGGTTATAGTAGAGGGTAGTTGCTGGATCGAAGGTTAGTAACGCGCCTGATGTTATGTAACTTGGTACGCGGGAGCGATATGAAAAGCAGTTGGTGCCGGTAATGCGTACGTTGTGATGAAAATACATACGACCAGTTCTCCAATCAAAATCGTCAGAGAGCGCCAATGTTACGTTGTCCAATGCAAGTATACTTGTTTCATTTTGTGCGCGAACGCATGGGCGGGCAAATGGTGAACGAGTTGTGCGAAGATGCAAGTTTTTCAAGGTGAGTGTTACATTGTTTTCGATTAATAATTGTGAGCGATTATCAAATGTTAACGTGTTGCCGTTGCCATCAATAATAGTATCGGTTCTAAGAGCGATGATTTGATTTTGGGGGAGAGTCATATCTCCTTCAAGTGTGATAGTGTTGCCATGTCCGCTAATGTCAAATGCATTGCTAATACTGGCCTTCGATGAAAGTCGCATGTCGCCGTTGAGCGTTACCGTGCTGTTGAACTCAGTACCTGAAATGGGACCGGATACAGAGATAATGCTGTCCATGATGACTGCTCCGCGCAGTGGCGGATTGAAACCGGCGTTGAGTCGAACAAACCCAGTTACCGAGTCGTTTTTCGCTGGCGAGTAAAGAGTGCTCTGGTATACCAGCGAGCTGGTGCCATTTAAACTAACGGCATAAGCAGAGCGTGAAAAAAAGTCGATAATGGCAATGATAATAATAATTTTTTTCATAAATTTTCTTTTCGTGGTACTAGATTGCTGGATCATAATTCAAGACTCCGTAAAGTTGGATATAAGAACCAGAAAATAAATAGGCGTGTAAGTCGTAAGTACTGCCTAATACTGAATTGCCAAAGCTGAGACCGCTTGAAAGGCCTTGCCGTGTAGTATCGAAACGATACGCAATTGAATACACTTCTATTTCATTGTTTCCAGCACCACTTGTTTGTCCACCAAGAGCTAACATTGCGCCATCGGCACTCCACGAGAGACCATTAATTGAGGCTCCTGTGCCATAATTGAAATTGGATATTAGACTTAAGGTCGTGCCATTGAATTGATAAAACTGGAGTTCATTACCGTTGTCTGGGCTATTGCCACCAATAACTAAGTAGTGACCTGAAGGGTCCCAATGTAGTTCTTGGATAATCGTGCCATAGTTAGCACTTGCAATGAGTTGTAGTGATGTTCCATTAAAGCGGTAGATTTGAAGCTCATTACCACTGGTTGGTGATTGTCCGCCGACGGCAATATTAAGACCTGCTTGATCAAATTCTACGTATTGAACACTGTTGGCGGTTGAATAGCTAATGCTGGTTAGGTCTGTTAACGTTGAACCGTTAAAACTGTAGACATGAATTTCATTGCCGCCGGTAATGGTCGAGTTAGCGCCAATGGCAAGAAAATTATCATGAGGGCCCCACGCTATGCCGGGAGCAAAAGTTCCCGCTGCTCCAAGATTGACGCTTGTAACCAACGTAAGAGAAAAACCATTAAAACTATAAATTTGAATTTCGTTGCCACTGGTTGGTGTATTTGGACCAACGGCTATGAATTTGCCATTGTGTGACCAATCAAGCCCTTGAATATTGAAGCCAGTGCCTAAAGAAAGAGCGGTTATGATACTAAGTGTTAGCGTTGTGCTGTTAAAGCTGTATATTTTAATGTTGTCATTAGGTCCACCCGCAACTGCTACATAACGACCATCAGGGCTCCATTTAACGCGCAAGCAGGTGCCGCCAAAGTTGGTAGAAGCAACTAAGAGAATTTGAGCGTTTGCAAATTGATAAATGTTGACAAGCCCGCTAACGCCACTAACGGCTAAGAATTGTCGATTTGGCGACCACGCGACTGAATTTACCACAGAACCGTAATTGAAGCCGGTTATTTGTGTGACGGTATCTAATGCGGTTTGTGCTTGGGTACTTAGCGTTACCTGGTTGTCCATCCACAAGCGCCCTTTGGTTAAACGCATGCCGGTTGTAGTTGTTTGTAGCGTAGTGTTTGGACCTTTGAAATAAAGCACTGATGATTGATCAACCATTTGAAT includes these proteins:
- a CDS encoding MotA/TolQ/ExbB proton channel family protein, with product MFSLFKSPIWHLIGISDWISKYVILLGLFILSVVCIAIVIYKTMLFVEQKKQMNGLMRRIKNAKNLQDMAILAHEFKKCVGGKFLERSLLQLKTILERKQHPTQPSDQVTRLTPKEFERLELFLAQEVGNLIHEEEQYLPILATSATASPLIGLFGTIWGLIHSFVSISQEKAADISVVAPGIAAALLTTLAGLIVAIPAMIAFHYFSHQLRALDVELENIHDLFLMQITQQFMS
- a CDS encoding PD40 domain-containing protein, with the protein product MKKIIIIIAIIDFFSRSAYAVSLNGTSSLVYQSTLYSPAKNDSVTGFVRLNAGFNPPLRGAVIMDSIISVSGPISGTEFNSTVTLNGDMRLSSKASISNAFDISGHGNTITLEGDMTLPQNQIIALRTDTIIDGNGNTLTFDNRSQLLIENNVTLTLKNLHLRTTRSPFARPCVRAQNETSILALDNVTLALSDDFDWRTGRMYFHHNVRITGTNCFSYRSRVPSYITSGALLTFDPATTLYYNPCSTAKDLIRLVDQSSGLFFNNATLQTTHTGMTLSKGNLWLDNQVSISTKANTKFLGITQKATVAYGTTVHALDWRHDNAFLAVGGTGPTNSNEFHVYSWNGSTLTLITSVNYGTRVASVAWSPSGRFVAIGGWSPSASPGATLETKIYRFDGTTLTLICGFNFRADHASAGVNSLSWRPDEGYIALCGGSNVSTDVQILKFTGVSLTSVATDSFLGDATNPVNGITWTSDGAFIAATGGISGNDTRIYQFTGGAITAGGDESVDTSTGVPFALAFRPDNLFLAISAVNPSGAGGSTNNLKIFSWNGSTLNSITGAAFTSNTTDGIRSLKWSPDGQYILLCGTNPNTGTGLNNELQIWSFDGTSLTFITGIDSAANATGAGGFAVAWSPDGQYIAYGGDTDVDIQVYQVFYTYEPKTQALSNGLTFGNAAEGSNSNLSVNLFSNARVEVAGALVDESV
- a CDS encoding WD40 repeat domain-containing protein; protein product: MKRLFKLLFALAAFTNHIQAVSLNGTAGIVYISNGSYVFRNFNTATGFVRLGEGFTILAGQSATLDTFMTVSGGMDLRTTGSLGLLSGLYFGTNVTFSSGGTINAHGNTIHLGSKTTLQTSSVWQFISDATIDGHGNTLLLQPQVQLLLASNVSVTLKNMFLDTTRNSPNIPIIKCLDGTGYVTLDNVTLALADNFEFRNGHLFFNNDVRFTGTASFIYQSPQQSYIAPNSFLTFDPNTTLYYYPSSTNRDLIQMVDQSSVLYFKGPNTTLQTTTTGMRLTKGRLWMDNQVTLSTQAQTALDTVTQITGFNYGSVVNSVAWSPNRQFLAVSGVSGLVNIYQFANAQILLVASTNFGGTCLRVKWSPDGRYVAVAGGPNDNIKIYSFNSTTLTLSIITALSLGTGFNIQGLDWSHNGKFIAVGPNTPTSGNEIQIYSFNGFSLTLVTSVNLGAAGTFAPGIAWGPHDNFLAIGANSTITGGNEIHVYSFNGSTLTDLTSISYSTANSVQYVEFDQAGLNIAVGGQSPTSGNELQIYRFNGTSLQLIASANYGTIIQELHWDPSGHYLVIGGNSPDNGNELQFYQFNGTTLSLISNFNYGTGASINGLSWSADGAMLALGGQTSGAGNNEIEVYSIAYRFDTTRQGLSSGLSFGNSVLGSTYDLHAYLFSGSYIQLYGVLNYDPAI